One Glaciihabitans arcticus DNA window includes the following coding sequences:
- a CDS encoding class I adenylate-forming enzyme family protein, which yields MSVDLLVAVLEAAERTPAAPAISSGRVTLTYEELRRRILAVAGGLQAEGFEPGDRVLFSVRPNLDGIALALGVIVAGGTIVFADPGAGEAMFRARAELAAPRWVAAESLLYLASTAPLRPIARRRGLELPPYSWVVPDARHILAGRWLPGVPRGALRLSALLDAAPGRLVGDPAAEALIIFTSGTTADPKAVVHSRLSLGTGLAGYSQHVRFVEGERVVTDQLMIGIPALIAGAHWLLPPHGANPGAQPDAYLDLLPGADVLFAVPAALDAILTQLLAKPEKTPSLRAVLLGGAPVLRPLLDRVAAQLPGTQVLAIYGMTEMLPVAIADGADKLAFDEPGDYVGELLPSVSARIDDSGELVLSGDGLALGYLGKEPLSELRSGDLGRIVDGRLILSGRSKDMFIRGVTNVYPGLYEPVIAGLPGVSDVAMIGVPNEFGDDAIVLVVVPLEPVAGLSRSHPLVDSLAKALPGLIDAAVLPDTILVIDAVPRSGRGRKLDRAALTSLVTAFLS from the coding sequence ATGAGCGTCGATCTCCTCGTCGCCGTACTCGAGGCCGCCGAGCGCACCCCGGCAGCCCCGGCGATCTCCTCGGGACGCGTGACCCTGACGTACGAGGAGCTGCGCCGTCGCATCCTCGCCGTCGCTGGTGGGCTGCAGGCCGAGGGCTTCGAGCCCGGCGACCGTGTGCTGTTCTCGGTGCGCCCCAACCTCGACGGCATCGCCCTTGCCCTCGGGGTGATCGTCGCGGGCGGCACGATCGTGTTCGCGGATCCGGGTGCTGGCGAAGCGATGTTCCGCGCACGCGCCGAGTTGGCCGCCCCGCGCTGGGTTGCTGCCGAGTCGCTGCTCTACCTCGCCTCGACCGCACCGCTGCGCCCGATCGCGCGTCGCCGCGGCCTCGAGCTGCCGCCCTATTCGTGGGTGGTTCCGGATGCCCGGCACATCCTCGCCGGACGCTGGCTGCCCGGCGTGCCGCGCGGTGCACTGCGGCTCTCGGCGCTTCTCGACGCCGCCCCCGGTCGTCTCGTGGGTGACCCCGCCGCGGAGGCGCTGATCATCTTCACGTCCGGAACAACCGCCGACCCGAAGGCCGTGGTGCACTCGCGCCTCTCACTCGGAACGGGCCTCGCCGGGTACTCGCAGCACGTGCGGTTCGTGGAAGGCGAGCGGGTCGTGACCGACCAGCTGATGATCGGCATCCCGGCCCTGATCGCCGGCGCGCACTGGCTGCTGCCGCCGCACGGCGCGAATCCGGGCGCGCAGCCCGACGCCTACCTTGACCTGCTGCCCGGGGCCGACGTGCTGTTCGCGGTGCCTGCAGCGCTCGACGCGATCCTCACGCAGCTTCTCGCGAAACCGGAGAAGACGCCCTCGCTGCGGGCCGTGCTGCTCGGCGGAGCGCCGGTGCTGCGTCCGCTGCTCGACCGCGTCGCCGCGCAACTGCCGGGCACCCAGGTGCTGGCCATCTACGGGATGACGGAGATGCTGCCCGTCGCGATCGCCGATGGCGCTGACAAGCTCGCGTTCGACGAGCCCGGGGACTACGTGGGGGAGCTGCTGCCCTCGGTATCGGCCCGCATCGACGACTCGGGCGAGCTGGTGCTCTCGGGGGACGGCCTCGCGCTCGGGTATCTCGGCAAGGAGCCGCTCTCCGAATTGCGATCGGGCGATCTCGGCCGGATCGTCGACGGTCGACTGATTCTCTCCGGGCGAAGCAAGGACATGTTCATCCGGGGTGTGACCAACGTCTACCCGGGGCTGTACGAACCGGTTATCGCCGGGCTTCCTGGGGTGTCGGATGTCGCGATGATCGGGGTGCCGAACGAGTTCGGCGACGACGCGATCGTGCTCGTGGTCGTGCCGCTCGAGCCGGTCGCGGGGCTGTCCCGTTCCCATCCGCTGGTCGACTCGCTCGCGAAGGCGCTGCCCGGGCTGATCGATGCCGCGGTGCTGCCGGACACCATCCTCGTCATCGACGCCGTGCCGCGATCCGGACGCGGCCGCAAGCTCGACCGCGCCGCGCTCACCTCTCTCGTTACAGCCTTCCTGTCATGA
- a CDS encoding cytochrome P450, whose amino-acid sequence MTTTPHATAMLWEERVMRAAHPVAYRALKAAKKPVLRVPGLGVLVTNATLLRGVLMDTEHFSKKGPGASSELWTPILGPSLLLNMDGADHMTLRRKLGPLFSPSYVDALAAASLTDAVASLGERLRAGEAVDVVAEVRRCASLMIGQLVGVPVEMLDDDLFARVSAITGFVKLSKPRFTPAQVEIARAVLGELTAHSVVAYREGGTDTVPGRMRELGLTEDEAMGAVGAFVMVGTETLVSYIPRLVAVLVDSGWFPQLAADPSLVEPAIAEGLRVTTPSPVMLRSVVGAAAIGPVAVRTGERVILATFAANRALGPFDPSTNVASTMRQLWFGAGTHFCLGAPLAMAQIRLVTDALLSAGDVRIVSRTASRGVMIPSYSTLVVQKK is encoded by the coding sequence ATGACCACGACGCCTCATGCAACAGCAATGCTCTGGGAGGAGCGCGTGATGCGTGCGGCGCATCCCGTGGCCTATCGCGCACTGAAGGCGGCGAAGAAGCCGGTGCTGCGGGTGCCTGGGCTGGGTGTGCTCGTGACAAACGCGACCCTGCTGCGCGGGGTGCTGATGGACACCGAGCACTTCTCCAAGAAGGGTCCGGGCGCGTCGAGCGAGCTGTGGACGCCGATCCTCGGACCGAGCCTGCTGCTCAACATGGACGGCGCCGACCACATGACCCTGCGCCGCAAGCTCGGGCCGCTGTTCTCGCCGAGCTACGTCGACGCCCTTGCTGCCGCCTCGCTGACCGACGCCGTCGCGAGTCTCGGTGAGCGCCTCCGTGCCGGTGAAGCGGTCGACGTCGTCGCCGAGGTGCGTCGCTGCGCGAGCCTGATGATCGGGCAGCTCGTGGGTGTGCCCGTCGAGATGCTGGATGACGACCTCTTCGCCCGCGTCTCCGCGATCACCGGTTTTGTGAAGCTCTCGAAGCCGCGCTTCACTCCCGCCCAGGTCGAGATCGCGCGCGCCGTGCTCGGCGAGCTCACCGCGCACTCCGTGGTCGCCTACCGGGAAGGCGGCACCGACACCGTGCCCGGCCGGATGCGCGAACTCGGTCTCACCGAGGACGAGGCCATGGGCGCCGTCGGTGCGTTCGTCATGGTCGGCACCGAGACGCTCGTCTCCTATATCCCGCGCCTGGTCGCCGTGCTCGTCGACAGCGGCTGGTTCCCGCAACTCGCTGCGGATCCCTCGCTGGTCGAGCCGGCGATCGCCGAGGGGCTGCGGGTCACCACGCCCTCACCCGTGATGCTGCGCTCGGTGGTCGGGGCGGCAGCCATCGGCCCGGTCGCGGTGCGAACGGGGGAGCGGGTCATCCTCGCCACTTTTGCGGCAAATCGCGCGCTCGGCCCGTTCGATCCGTCGACGAATGTGGCCTCGACGATGCGGCAGCTGTGGTTCGGCGCCGGCACCCACTTCTGCCTGGGGGCGCCGCTCGCGATGGCGCAGATACGGCTCGTGACCGACGCGCTGCTGTCGGCCGGCGACGTTCGAATCGTGTCGCGCACCGCGTCGCGCGGCGTGATGATCCCGTCGTACTCGACGCTCGTGGTCCAAAAGAAATGA
- a CDS encoding glycosyltransferase family 2 protein, with product MTRLAIAVPVFNESKWIRPTLDALAGQDDKDFDVVFVDNNSSDDSRQVIEEYARSHGFERWRVIDEPVKGTGAAADTGMRAAIAAGATLLARTDADCLPRRDWTAKVRAALTTDGLRLVGGELVPRHDEGLSAWTRGTLRGAVYLAEAFGRVRKANQRPGDQGPYMMAAGCNMAITSELYELAGGFPRTKIEDLHEDRALVNAVRLITGQYARRRDVVVYGSSRRVQAWGLKNTLLWYKDHQYRPDHVDIR from the coding sequence GTGACACGTCTTGCTATCGCCGTCCCCGTCTTCAACGAGTCGAAGTGGATTCGTCCGACCCTCGACGCGCTCGCCGGGCAGGACGACAAGGACTTCGACGTCGTGTTCGTCGACAACAACTCTTCGGATGACTCCCGCCAGGTGATCGAGGAGTACGCGCGGTCGCACGGCTTCGAGCGCTGGCGCGTCATCGACGAGCCGGTCAAGGGCACCGGGGCCGCGGCCGACACCGGCATGCGCGCCGCGATCGCCGCGGGGGCCACGCTGCTCGCTCGCACCGACGCCGACTGCCTGCCCCGCAGGGACTGGACCGCCAAGGTGCGCGCCGCACTGACAACCGATGGGCTGCGACTCGTCGGCGGCGAGCTCGTGCCGCGCCATGACGAGGGTCTCTCCGCCTGGACGCGTGGCACGCTGCGCGGCGCCGTCTATCTTGCCGAGGCCTTCGGGCGCGTGCGCAAGGCCAACCAGCGCCCGGGAGACCAGGGTCCGTACATGATGGCCGCGGGCTGCAACATGGCGATCACGTCCGAGCTGTACGAACTCGCCGGCGGTTTTCCGCGCACGAAGATCGAGGACCTGCACGAGGATCGCGCGCTCGTCAACGCCGTTCGCCTGATCACCGGCCAGTACGCTCGCCGTCGCGACGTCGTCGTCTACGGCTCGTCACGCCGGGTGCAGGCGTGGGGGCTTAAGAACACGCTGCTGTGGTACAAGGATCACCAGTACCGTCCCGATCACGTGGATATCCGATGA
- a CDS encoding 3-oxoacyl-ACP synthase III family protein yields the protein MSASYLAGLGVFLPERTRSTKQTELDLRAGNPTLKLATGLIHRLTGVESVHIREEDWQTSDLALAAARTALEESPGPIDLVIFASASQDLIEPATSHILAAKLGFDCPVMDVKNACNSMLNGIQVADALIASGQYRRVLVASGEAPTSGVRWQLADHNQFIRSFPGYTMSDGGAAVILEKSDREDATAPGIVDSEFLAVSKHWDIGTLPTGGSVNPRGGDDSFFDMDGAGLQAAFLELGPQPVMDLLERNGLGWDDFDLVAIHQVALPYLPPIFERLGVAGDKSVVIVAEHGNLASVGLPLQLQLAREQGKVGPGSLVLLIGLAGGISLGLMVVRL from the coding sequence GTGTCTGCCTCTTATCTAGCCGGTCTCGGCGTCTTCCTGCCGGAGCGCACGCGCTCGACGAAGCAGACGGAGCTCGATCTGCGCGCGGGCAACCCGACGCTCAAGCTCGCGACGGGGCTGATCCACCGACTGACCGGTGTGGAGAGCGTTCATATCCGGGAGGAGGACTGGCAGACCTCCGACCTCGCGCTCGCCGCGGCCCGCACGGCCCTCGAGGAGTCGCCAGGCCCCATCGACCTCGTGATCTTCGCGAGCGCCAGCCAGGACCTCATCGAACCCGCGACCAGCCACATCCTCGCCGCGAAGCTCGGCTTCGACTGCCCGGTCATGGACGTCAAGAACGCCTGCAACAGCATGCTCAACGGCATCCAGGTCGCCGACGCGCTCATCGCCTCCGGCCAGTACCGGCGTGTGCTGGTCGCGAGCGGCGAGGCTCCGACGAGTGGCGTGCGCTGGCAGCTGGCCGACCACAACCAGTTCATCCGCTCGTTCCCCGGCTACACGATGAGCGATGGCGGTGCGGCCGTCATCCTCGAAAAATCCGATCGAGAGGATGCCACAGCTCCCGGCATCGTCGACTCGGAGTTTCTCGCCGTCTCGAAGCACTGGGACATCGGTACCCTGCCTACCGGCGGTTCGGTGAACCCGCGTGGAGGGGACGACTCGTTCTTTGACATGGACGGCGCCGGCCTCCAGGCCGCGTTCCTCGAACTCGGACCGCAGCCGGTCATGGACCTGCTCGAGCGCAACGGCCTCGGCTGGGACGACTTCGATCTGGTCGCGATCCACCAGGTCGCGCTGCCGTACCTGCCGCCGATCTTCGAGCGGCTCGGCGTCGCCGGCGACAAGTCGGTCGTGATCGTGGCCGAGCACGGCAACCTCGCCTCGGTCGGGCTGCCGCTGCAGTTGCAGCTCGCGCGCGAGCAGGGCAAGGTCGGGCCGGGCAGCCTTGTGCTGCTCATCGGGCTCGCGGGCGGCATCAGCCTCGGGCTCATGGTGGTGCGGCTGTGA